A window from Gemmatimonas sp. encodes these proteins:
- a CDS encoding UvrB/UvrC motif-containing protein, translating to MLCDNCKERDAVVHLTRIVDNAVTQLHLCEKCAAAKGVETTLSVPQHPLGDILQAVQQQAASTSEDAAACAFCGATARDFRATGRLGCPHCYDAMERSLRELLRRLHGSSRHVGQRYETPVAHVVDKPDTLHDLRDRLRRAIANEQFEVAAELRDRIKALDTESV from the coding sequence ATGCTCTGCGACAACTGCAAGGAACGCGACGCGGTGGTGCACCTGACGCGGATCGTGGACAACGCGGTCACGCAGTTGCACCTGTGCGAGAAGTGCGCGGCAGCCAAGGGGGTGGAAACGACACTCTCCGTTCCGCAGCATCCGCTGGGGGACATTCTGCAGGCGGTACAGCAGCAGGCGGCCAGCACGAGCGAGGACGCGGCCGCCTGTGCGTTCTGCGGGGCCACGGCGCGGGACTTTCGCGCGACCGGGCGTCTGGGGTGCCCCCACTGCTACGACGCCATGGAGCGCAGCCTGCGAGAGCTGTTGCGGCGCCTGCATGGCAGTTCGCGGCATGTGGGGCAGCGCTACGAAACGCCGGTGGCCCATGTGGTCGACAAGCCCGATACGCTGCACGATCTGCGCGACCGTCTGCGCCGCGCCATCGCGAACGAGCAGTTCGAGGTGGCGGCCGAGTTGCGCGACCGCATCAAGGCGCTCGACACGGAGTCGGTATGA